A part of Salmo trutta chromosome 15, fSalTru1.1, whole genome shotgun sequence genomic DNA contains:
- the LOC115149375 gene encoding nucleoredoxin-like protein 2, giving the protein MVEVFVGKTLLNKEGDLIDPEETLRNKVVGIYFSAGWCPPCRDFTPILCDFYTELVEESEPPAQLEIVFISSDKSSDDMVEYYHDMHGDWLALPWTDQYKHDLKNRYKITAVPKLVIVKENGDVITDKGRKQIRDQGLACFRSWLEAAEVFHNFKAS; this is encoded by the exons ATGGTGGAGGTTTTTGTTGGGAAAACTCTGCTCAATAAAGAAGGGGATCTTATTGATCCAGAAGAAACTCTCAGGAATAAAGTAGTAGGAATATATTTTTCTGCCGGCTGGTGCCCGCCTTGTCGAGATTTCACCCCTATTCTATGCGATTTTTACACGGAACTTGTCGAGGAGAGCGAGCCACCTGCACAGTTAGAAATAGTTTTCATATCTTCTGACAAGTCAAGTGATGATATGGTGGAATATTATCATGACATGCACGGGGACTGGCTGGCCCTGCCATGGACGGATCAATACAAACA TGATCTCAAGAACAGGTACAAAATCACAGCAGTCCCCAAGCTGGTGATTGTGAAGGAGAATGGAGACGTGATCACAGACAAAGGCAGGAAACAGATCCGAGACCAGGGCCTGGCCTGCTTCAGGAGCTGGCTTGAGGCGGCCGAAGTCTTCCACAACTTTAAAGCTTCCTAG